A genomic window from Chitinophaga pollutisoli includes:
- the xerD gene encoding site-specific tyrosine recombinase XerD, which yields MWEASVNGFRVHLRMERSLSQHTIEAYERDVRVLARYLVQAGKPVGPESVTLEELEACVRWVAELGMTASSQARMISGIRTFFRYLQREDLISHDPAQLLEAPKTPRKLPDFLSVEEIDAIIEQVPNYGTEKDPAIIQRNTALLETMYCCGLRVSEAVGLRLSQLHFHDGYIRVLGKGDKERLVPIGRSAIGHINRYREEFRQFAPIARGHEDILFLNRRGKGLTRVMVFLIIKELARLANIKKNISPHTFRHSFATHLVEGGADLVAVQEMLGHESITTTEIYTHLNREYLRDMLVQFHPGFHR from the coding sequence ATGTGGGAAGCATCGGTCAACGGGTTCAGGGTTCATCTGCGGATGGAGCGTTCTTTATCGCAGCATACAATAGAGGCGTATGAGCGGGATGTGCGGGTGCTGGCACGGTACCTCGTGCAGGCCGGCAAACCCGTCGGGCCGGAATCCGTGACCCTGGAAGAGCTGGAGGCCTGCGTCAGGTGGGTAGCGGAACTGGGGATGACGGCCAGCAGCCAGGCGCGGATGATTTCGGGGATCCGGACGTTTTTCCGGTACCTGCAGCGGGAAGACCTCATCTCCCACGACCCCGCCCAGTTGCTGGAGGCGCCCAAAACACCCAGGAAGCTGCCCGACTTCCTCAGTGTGGAAGAAATCGACGCGATTATTGAACAAGTCCCGAATTACGGAACGGAAAAAGACCCCGCCATCATCCAGCGCAACACCGCCCTGCTGGAAACCATGTATTGCTGCGGGCTCCGGGTGAGCGAAGCCGTGGGGCTGCGGCTTTCGCAGCTGCATTTTCACGACGGGTATATCCGGGTGTTAGGGAAAGGCGACAAGGAAAGGCTCGTACCAATCGGCCGTTCGGCAATCGGGCATATTAACAGATACAGGGAAGAATTCCGGCAGTTTGCGCCGATCGCCCGGGGGCACGAAGATATATTATTCCTGAACCGCCGGGGCAAAGGGCTCACCCGGGTGATGGTATTCCTTATTATAAAGGAGCTGGCGCGGCTGGCCAATATCAAAAAGAACATCTCCCCCCACACCTTCCGCCACTCCTTCGCCACGCACCTCGTGGAAGGCGGGGCCGACCTCGTGGCGGTACAGGAAATGCTGGGGCACGAAAGCATCACCACCACGGAAATCTACACGCACCTCAACCGCGAATACCTGCGCGATATGCTGGTGCAGTTTCATCCGGGGTTTCACCGGTAA